The Verrucomicrobia bacterium CG1_02_43_26 genome contains the following window.
TTGACAAGATAACCGAATACGGCGTGATGATGACGCCAGCCTTGGCAGTTGACGGTACGGTGGTTTCGGCAGGGGAAGTCTTAAGTAAAGACGAAATTAAAAAGATTATTTTAAAATAGCACTCCGTGCTTATGTGGAATCGCGCGGGTGCTTGCTAACTGCAAGGAGGTTTTTAATGGCTGGCAATTGTATGTG
Protein-coding sequences here:
- a CDS encoding thioredoxin family protein, whose amino-acid sequence is MKIEILGVGCPKCKQLTANAEAAVKELNIQAEIGKVTDIDKITEYGVMMTPALAVDGTVVSAGEVLSKDEIKKIILK